In one Methanobrevibacter arboriphilus genomic region, the following are encoded:
- a CDS encoding DUF4491 family protein produces MYFEGIIIGLSAFIIIGIFHPIVIKGEYYIGKKIWPIFLIGGILSIIISLFVNNLILSALIGVLGFTLLWSIHEIIEQEKRVEKGWFPKKPK; encoded by the coding sequence ATGTATTTCGAAGGAATAATCATCGGACTTAGTGCCTTTATAATAATAGGAATATTTCATCCAATTGTTATCAAAGGAGAATATTATATAGGTAAAAAAATCTGGCCAATATTTTTAATTGGAGGAATATTATCAATAATAATATCTTTATTTGTAAATAATTTAATACTCTCTGCATTAATAGGAGTCTTAGGATTCACACTACTATGGAGTATCCATGAAATTATAGAACAGGAAAAAAGAGTTGAAAAAGGATGGTTTCCTAAAAAACCAAAATAA
- a CDS encoding BRO-N domain-containing protein: protein MSKKNSIKLFEDREIRALWDEDKEEWFFSVIDVVGVLSESKNPSAYWRKLKQRLKEEGNETVTNCHGLKMPAADGKMRLTDVADSEQILRIIQSIPSPNAEPFKQWLAKVGKERLDEIADPQLAIERAISNYRKKGYSEEWITQRLKTIEFRKDLTAEWNRSGVKEGLEYALLTDEITKAWSDMTTKEYKQFKDIKKENLRDNMSNIELVLNMLAEASTTEISRGFSPQGFKESKDVAKRGGSVAGDARKSLEKEVGRKVITRNNARNPKLLDDEI, encoded by the coding sequence ATGTCAAAGAAAAACAGCATAAAATTATTTGAAGATAGGGAAATTAGAGCATTATGGGATGAAGATAAAGAAGAATGGTTTTTTTCAGTTATTGATGTTGTAGGAGTACTTAGTGAGAGTAAAAATCCGTCAGCATATTGGAGAAAGCTTAAACAACGGCTCAAAGAGGAAGGTAATGAAACTGTGACAAATTGTCACGGTTTAAAAATGCCTGCTGCTGATGGTAAAATGCGGTTAACTGATGTCGCTGATAGTGAACAGATATTAAGGATAATTCAGTCAATACCTTCACCAAATGCAGAACCATTTAAACAATGGTTAGCTAAAGTTGGTAAAGAAAGACTTGATGAAATAGCAGACCCTCAATTAGCTATTGAAAGAGCAATAAGTAACTATCGTAAAAAAGGATATTCTGAAGAATGGATAACACAAAGGTTAAAAACAATAGAGTTTCGTAAAGACTTAACAGCTGAATGGAATAGGTCAGGCGTTAAAGAAGGGTTAGAATATGCTTTATTAACTGATGAAATTACTAAAGCATGGTCAGATATGACAACAAAAGAATATAAACAATTCAAAGATATTAAAAAAGAAAATCTCAGAGACAACATGAGCAATATTGAATTAGTACTTAATATGTTGGCTGAAGCTTCTACAACGGAGATATCTAGAGGTTTTAGTCCTCAAGGATTTAAAGAAAGTAAAGATGTTGCAAAGAGAGGTGGAAGCGTTGCTGGAGATGCTCGTAAAAGCTTGGAGAAAGAAGTAGGTAGGAAAGTAATAACTAGAAATAATGCTAGAAATCCAAAATTATTAGATGATGAAATATAA
- a CDS encoding right-handed parallel beta-helix repeat-containing protein: MNKKIIFLSLFIASFFIFVSGVSAESFTYDEMASSAEDVFRYTQENSKVPKSVKINGKTATDENYLNMLTNTVVKISNGNKAGSTIPSRKAPSKPQGTGKGTLTKSQYITVAKNINSFYSSNGQAPNFAYSSVGEIRYESLIYGFSKVLYAYERDGTLPSEMSFPLVSGISSSGITVDTTPPSTSINLAGGWYNTVKTVTLTASDNKDTNPSVYYKINTGDWVKGGKSVSISLKQGTTNLYYKAKDAKGNVETQKSVTYKIDTTKPTVSQTYDNGTLILTASDNMDTNPTIYYRINGGSYISSSKTARIVLNEGRYIINYFAADVSGNTGLYWEFNVTHDITPPEWDFNLEEGWYNSTKALTINVTDNLDSNPIIAYKINNNESVLAYNSVIISLNEGINLISFLIADHYGNSISMKTLLYYIDLTPPVVNNNLEEGNYSYSKTLKLNVTDNMDSNPVLYYRINDGDWISKNKSAQIFLDNGTYFIEYYAVDRAGNHAILKNLTFNINTTNIEEEFSPNVSPSIGNGWYNNSKNLTLEANSENLTVYYSINNGSFVSENNSRVVLNLSEGYYFIQYKAVDIFGNETIVKTLMIFINETGNLTLPGRVINYNNGRFYNGIQEAIDANETLVGDYIEVLAGIYEGNYIINKSIILSGDVNGETVLSPLDNSSSILFLDCDEIIISGFTFKNSNGGSSGDNYYNASAIFLNDVSNCTIIQNKFTNNKCSIINNGSERSSNVWILYNNFNIGDSNIGVYVLNASDYFIGYNIFNTTDSRGLKISNVNDFLILSNVFRADDGAYAVESLYSSSIIFEDNSFSNFTYGVSIVESNNYSIKENSFIDNGYGIYIEYGDNINVLLNSFYDNYIDLNCFIFNNLNVSNNWWGTNSPIISSLFDDSVNILLFDLEGFYFDSWIIANASPTSYKVFDGKVYESTITVDMTHNNLGEDVSSLGCIPDGIIINFISEYGTITNSSELINGIAQATLIINRSIIGDLSLVNLENVTCVAATINDYMIYTYVFENPTIDVYLLSSAIDTLTNQSLAILLSLPLNDSVSWISILWRNTGIFKSDIDIIYNGEVIYTSSIVNTAYIEFKDLYSDDVFKVISLFNSALIEYDDFQYTTTLNYIVQNWNDFKLMSKRDKLITYVELYNYYYEDDITLSDSDIEFILNNHERFIDELLTGITYFGDTSLIRPISSLNISTSKFPDSSLKTRSSNIYYMNGENLVEDIDFNMSDVHSAGYEGLRSYVIATKNVTVDDLSYWLSFADNSEMGAMKAAYGSFLELLNTIYCHDRVADQAAFEFNVTWNRTTPIMMSLCNDFDHLYGTGESDHRMGIDIYGDEKNVWAFRSACSFSFSLVEQLTGGLGITFNNDGVLMGILNNLAHGDKLEISFENGYILVRTESDFERMLLIDLETGIIRDFFSSQNIMGNPCYHDDITDAIVNFTNNLLNISSKLSSDLNKLVNFSIMFSGVFSSLFYELSGTGTLSFSGIGLGSLFSVFSAALLIPATIELCRPFWANTFEDMGRDDLAEFYRNNNFVDIFIDSFTPNLNNIDILRGVPNGTTMNEIGDKLYSLNYNNIMRAGLIISLMPGSRDTDFDDRNVEITYPRITPPSDIIPDPRDENWTGIMENIIKVKDAMINSAKNGDIVRFVSNAAVLTGAISMVGLTFTDLSKEVIYDN; this comes from the coding sequence ATGAACAAAAAAATTATATTTTTAAGCTTATTCATTGCTTCATTTTTTATTTTTGTGAGTGGTGTTTCTGCTGAAAGTTTTACTTATGATGAGATGGCAAGTAGTGCTGAAGATGTTTTTAGGTATACTCAGGAGAATTCTAAAGTTCCTAAATCAGTGAAGATTAATGGTAAGACTGCTACTGATGAAAATTATTTGAATATGCTTACTAATACTGTTGTTAAAATTAGTAATGGTAATAAGGCAGGTAGTACTATTCCTAGTCGTAAAGCTCCGAGTAAGCCTCAGGGTACTGGTAAAGGGACTCTTACTAAATCTCAGTATATAACTGTTGCTAAGAATATTAATAGTTTTTATTCGAGTAATGGTCAAGCACCTAATTTTGCTTATAGTTCTGTTGGTGAAATTCGTTATGAGTCTCTTATTTATGGATTTTCCAAAGTACTATATGCTTATGAACGTGATGGGACATTGCCATCTGAAATGTCTTTCCCATTAGTTAGTGGGATTTCTTCTTCTGGAATTACAGTTGATACTACGCCCCCATCTACTTCGATTAATCTTGCTGGTGGTTGGTATAATACTGTTAAAACTGTGACTTTAACTGCTAGTGATAATAAAGATACTAACCCTAGTGTTTATTATAAGATTAATACTGGTGATTGGGTGAAAGGAGGTAAATCTGTTTCCATTAGTTTAAAACAAGGTACTACTAATTTATATTATAAGGCTAAGGATGCTAAGGGTAATGTTGAAACTCAAAAATCAGTAACATATAAAATTGACACTACTAAACCTACTGTTTCACAAACATATGATAATGGCACTCTTATTTTAACTGCTAGTGATAATATGGATACTAACCCTACAATTTATTATCGAATTAATGGTGGTAGCTATATTAGTTCTAGTAAAACTGCACGAATAGTTTTAAATGAAGGTAGGTATATTATTAATTATTTTGCTGCTGATGTTTCAGGAAATACTGGTCTTTATTGGGAATTTAATGTAACTCATGATATTACTCCTCCAGAATGGGATTTTAATTTAGAAGAAGGATGGTATAATTCAACTAAGGCTTTAACTATAAATGTTACTGATAATTTAGATTCTAATCCTATAATTGCATATAAGATTAATAATAATGAATCTGTTCTTGCTTATAATTCTGTTATTATTAGCTTGAATGAAGGAATTAACCTTATTTCATTTTTAATAGCTGATCATTATGGAAATAGTATAAGTATGAAAACATTATTATATTATATTGATTTAACCCCTCCTGTTGTTAATAATAATTTAGAAGAGGGAAATTATAGTTACTCTAAAACTTTGAAGCTGAATGTTACTGATAATATGGATTCTAATCCTGTTTTGTATTATAGGATTAATGATGGTGATTGGATTTCTAAAAATAAATCTGCTCAGATTTTCTTAGATAATGGTACTTATTTTATTGAGTATTATGCAGTTGATCGTGCTGGCAATCATGCAATATTAAAAAATCTAACATTCAATATCAATACAACAAATATTGAAGAAGAATTCTCTCCAAATGTTTCCCCTAGTATTGGAAATGGATGGTATAATAATTCGAAAAATTTAACTCTTGAGGCTAATAGTGAGAATTTAACAGTTTATTATAGTATAAATAATGGGTCTTTTGTATCAGAAAATAATAGTAGGGTTGTTTTAAATTTATCTGAAGGTTATTATTTTATTCAATATAAAGCAGTAGATATTTTTGGTAATGAAACAATAGTTAAGACATTAATGATATTTATTAATGAAACGGGGAATTTAACATTACCTGGTCGTGTTATTAATTATAATAATGGAAGATTTTATAATGGTATTCAAGAGGCGATAGATGCAAATGAAACACTTGTTGGAGATTATATTGAGGTTTTAGCTGGAATTTATGAAGGAAATTATATTATAAATAAAAGTATAATTTTATCTGGTGATGTTAATGGTGAAACAGTTTTATCTCCTTTAGATAATAGTTCTTCAATATTGTTTTTGGATTGTGATGAGATTATAATTTCTGGTTTCACCTTTAAAAACTCTAATGGGGGGTCTTCTGGAGATAATTATTATAATGCTAGTGCAATATTTTTAAATGATGTTTCAAATTGTACAATTATTCAAAACAAATTTACAAACAATAAATGTTCAATAATTAATAATGGATCAGAAAGATCTTCTAATGTATGGATTTTATATAATAATTTTAATATAGGTGATAGTAATATTGGAGTATATGTTTTAAATGCAAGTGATTATTTTATAGGTTATAATATTTTTAATACAACTGATTCTAGAGGCTTGAAAATTTCAAATGTTAATGATTTTTTAATACTTTCTAATGTTTTCAGAGCTGATGATGGTGCATATGCTGTTGAATCTTTGTATTCATCATCAATTATTTTTGAGGATAATTCTTTTTCAAATTTCACCTATGGGGTATCTATAGTTGAGTCTAATAATTATTCTATTAAAGAAAATAGTTTTATTGATAATGGATATGGTATATACATTGAATATGGGGATAATATTAATGTTTTATTAAATAGTTTTTATGATAATTATATTGATTTGAATTGTTTTATTTTTAATAATCTTAATGTTAGTAATAATTGGTGGGGTACTAATTCTCCAATAATAAGTAGTTTATTTGATGATAGTGTTAATATTTTATTGTTTGATTTAGAAGGTTTCTATTTTGATTCTTGGATTATTGCTAATGCTTCTCCAACTTCCTATAAAGTATTTGATGGGAAAGTCTATGAATCAACAATCACTGTTGATATGACTCATAATAATCTTGGTGAAGATGTTTCATCTTTAGGTTGTATTCCTGATGGAATTATTATTAATTTTATTAGTGAATATGGCACTATTACAAATTCATCTGAGCTTATAAATGGAATAGCACAAGCAACTTTAATAATAAATCGGTCAATTATAGGTGATTTAAGTTTAGTGAATCTTGAAAATGTTACTTGTGTTGCTGCAACTATTAATGATTATATGATTTATACTTATGTGTTTGAAAATCCTACAATTGACGTGTATTTACTTTCTAGTGCTATTGATACTCTCACTAATCAATCTTTAGCGATTTTACTTAGTTTGCCTTTGAATGATTCAGTTTCATGGATTAGTATTCTTTGGAGAAATACAGGAATATTCAAATCAGATATTGATATAATATACAATGGAGAAGTTATATATACAAGCTCTATTGTAAATACTGCATATATAGAATTTAAAGACCTTTATTCAGATGATGTGTTTAAAGTCATTTCATTATTTAACTCAGCATTAATAGAATATGATGATTTTCAGTATACTACAACTTTAAATTATATTGTTCAAAATTGGAATGATTTTAAGCTTATGTCTAAAAGAGATAAGTTAATAACTTATGTTGAATTATATAATTATTATTATGAAGATGATATCACTTTATCTGATAGTGATATTGAATTTATTTTAAACAATCATGAAAGATTTATTGATGAACTTTTAACTGGTATAACTTATTTTGGTGATACTTCTCTTATTAGACCAATTAGTAGTTTAAATATTTCAACTTCTAAATTTCCTGATAGTTCATTAAAAACTAGATCTAGTAATATTTATTATATGAATGGTGAAAACCTTGTTGAAGATATTGATTTTAATATGAGTGATGTTCATAGTGCTGGTTATGAAGGTTTAAGAAGTTATGTTATTGCAACGAAGAATGTTACTGTTGATGATTTAAGTTATTGGTTGTCATTTGCAGATAATTCTGAAATGGGTGCTATGAAAGCAGCTTATGGGAGTTTTTTAGAATTATTAAATACTATATATTGTCATGATCGTGTTGCAGATCAAGCAGCATTTGAATTTAATGTTACTTGGAATAGAACCACTCCTATAATGATGTCTCTTTGTAATGATTTTGATCATTTGTATGGTACTGGTGAAAGTGACCATAGAATGGGAATAGATATTTATGGTGATGAAAAAAATGTATGGGCATTTCGTTCAGCATGTTCTTTTTCATTTTCTCTTGTTGAACAATTAACTGGAGGACTTGGAATAACTTTTAATAATGATGGAGTTCTAATGGGTATTTTAAATAATCTTGCGCATGGTGATAAATTAGAAATTAGTTTTGAGAATGGATATATACTTGTAAGAACTGAATCTGATTTTGAAAGAATGTTATTGATTGATCTTGAAACAGGTATTATAAGAGATTTTTTCAGTTCACAAAATATTATGGGTAATCCTTGCTATCATGATGATATTACAGATGCCATTGTCAATTTCACCAATAATTTGCTTAATATTAGTTCTAAGTTATCATCTGATTTAAATAAATTGGTAAATTTTTCGATCATGTTTTCAGGGGTTTTTAGTTCTTTGTTTTATGAATTATCTGGAACTGGAACATTATCATTTTCTGGAATTGGTTTAGGTTCTTTATTCTCTGTATTTTCAGCTGCTTTATTAATTCCTGCCACTATTGAGCTTTGTAGGCCTTTTTGGGCAAATACTTTTGAGGATATGGGTCGTGATGATTTAGCGGAGTTTTATAGGAATAATAACTTTGTTGATATATTCATAGATTCATTCACTCCTAATCTTAATAATATAGATATACTCCGCGGTGTACCTAATGGAACAACAATGAACGAAATAGGAGATAAATTATATTCTTTAAATTATAATAATATTATGAGAGCAGGACTTATAATTTCTTTAATGCCAGGTAGTCGTGATACAGATTTTGATGATAGAAATGTTGAAATAACTTATCCTCGTATTACTCCTCCTAGTGATATAATTCCCGATCCTCGTGATGAAAATTGGACTGGTATAATGGAAAATATCATAAAAGTAAAGGATGCTATGATAAATTCAGCTAAGAATGGAGATATAGTTCGTTTTGTTTCAAATGCTGCTGTTTTAACTGGGGCCATTTCAATGGTAGGTTTGACTTTTACAGATCTATCAAAAGAGGTTATATATGATAATTAA
- the thsA gene encoding thermosome subunit alpha, protein MAQYNGNQPIFILPEDTQRFLGRDAQRMNIMAGKILAETVRTTLGPKGMDKMLVDSMGDVVITNDGVTILREMDIAHPAAKMLVEIAKNQEDVVGDGTTTAVIIAGELLKKAEELLDDGIHATTVVRGYRQALNKVYEILEDISIDSKDQDTLIDVAMTAMTGKGSEKAKKPLAELIVEAVLKVEEDGEVDKKNINIQRVSGASVDESEIVNGILVDKGKADPNMPKEVKNAKIALLKYPLEVKDLETDAKINLTSPSQMQAFLDNEEQMIREMIDKVIASGANVLFCQKGIDDMALHYLSRAGILAVKRTKKSDMNRLEKATGAKIITNVDDLSQDELGEAGIVYEKKIFDQMMIFIEESKDPKAVSIILRGSTRHVTSEIERALEDALGVVAATLEDGKVVIGGGAPEIEIARQLKEYAETISGREQLSVNSFAEALEIVPTTLAENAGLDTIDILADLRAAHEKSAFMGLDVFEGEVTDMKVAGVVEPQRVKKQAIQSAAEATEMILRIDDLIAARGALEAVDKDDNLDDSGMPPMGAMGGMGGMPPMM, encoded by the coding sequence ATGGCGCAGTATAATGGTAATCAACCAATTTTTATCTTGCCAGAGGATACTCAACGTTTCCTTGGTAGAGATGCTCAAAGAATGAATATTATGGCTGGAAAAATTTTAGCTGAAACTGTAAGAACTACTCTTGGTCCAAAAGGAATGGATAAGATGTTAGTTGATAGTATGGGTGATGTAGTTATTACCAACGATGGTGTAACTATTCTTCGTGAAATGGATATAGCTCACCCTGCTGCTAAAATGCTTGTTGAGATAGCTAAAAATCAGGAAGATGTTGTTGGAGATGGAACTACAACTGCAGTTATTATAGCTGGAGAACTTCTTAAAAAAGCTGAAGAACTTTTAGATGATGGAATCCATGCAACAACTGTTGTAAGAGGTTATAGACAAGCTTTAAACAAAGTTTATGAAATCCTTGAAGATATATCTATCGATTCTAAAGATCAAGATACTCTAATAGATGTAGCTATGACTGCTATGACTGGAAAAGGTTCAGAAAAAGCTAAAAAACCATTAGCTGAACTTATAGTTGAAGCTGTTCTTAAAGTTGAAGAAGATGGTGAAGTTGATAAGAAAAACATTAATATTCAAAGAGTTTCAGGTGCTAGTGTAGATGAATCTGAGATTGTTAATGGTATTCTTGTTGATAAAGGTAAAGCTGATCCTAATATGCCTAAAGAGGTTAAGAATGCTAAAATCGCATTATTAAAATATCCTTTAGAAGTCAAAGACTTAGAAACTGATGCTAAGATTAACCTTACTAGTCCTTCTCAAATGCAAGCTTTCTTAGATAATGAGGAACAGATGATCCGTGAAATGATTGATAAGGTTATTGCTTCTGGAGCTAATGTATTGTTCTGTCAAAAAGGAATCGACGATATGGCATTACACTATCTTTCTCGTGCTGGAATTCTTGCAGTTAAAAGAACTAAAAAGTCTGATATGAATCGTCTTGAAAAAGCTACTGGTGCTAAAATTATTACAAATGTTGATGATTTATCTCAAGATGAGTTAGGTGAAGCAGGAATCGTATATGAGAAGAAAATATTCGACCAAATGATGATTTTTATAGAAGAATCTAAAGATCCTAAAGCTGTTTCAATAATTCTTAGAGGAAGTACTAGGCATGTTACTTCTGAGATAGAAAGAGCATTAGAAGATGCTTTAGGTGTTGTAGCTGCAACCTTAGAAGATGGAAAAGTTGTTATTGGTGGAGGAGCTCCAGAAATAGAGATAGCTCGCCAACTTAAAGAATATGCAGAAACAATTAGTGGAAGAGAACAATTATCTGTTAATTCATTTGCAGAAGCTCTTGAAATTGTTCCAACAACCTTGGCTGAAAATGCAGGATTGGACACTATTGATATTCTTGCAGATTTAAGAGCTGCTCATGAAAAATCTGCTTTCATGGGATTAGATGTCTTTGAAGGTGAAGTTACTGATATGAAAGTCGCTGGTGTAGTTGAACCTCAAAGAGTTAAAAAACAAGCTATCCAATCAGCTGCTGAAGCTACTGAAATGATTTTAAGAATTGATGATCTTATAGCTGCAAGAGGTGCTCTTGAAGCTGTTGATAAGGATGATAATTTAGATGATAGTGGAATGCCTCCTATGGGTGCAATGGGCGGTATGGGTGGCATGCCTCCAATGATGTAA
- a CDS encoding MFS transporter, producing MNITKRKGTNKWGPAIVACMAIFIIVLDMSAMNVAITNLVKDLNTSLTTIQAIIALYALIIASFMLIGSKIQDIIGRKKSFIVGVCIYGVGTLTASLSANAEMLLIGWAILEGIGAALMLPATTTIVGVSYEGRDKIKAFGIWGGISAMGSAIGPIFGGFFTNFLSWRMIFGSEFLIVIIILFYSYYIKDSESILKWKEFDYGGAVLSVISLIIIVMGLLLFNDPTKWSIVPIVLFIGIALFVVFLYWERRRIRSNKIPLSDITLLKNKTFSIGIVNSIFQQIPLAGYLFIMPVFLQQVTNIDAFMTGVIVLPSSIAVMALSLMGVKIAEYINLKYIVCLGFIVAALGTWLLGGELSTNMSPYSIIPATMIFGAGVGMILSQLTNYVMSAVDKSKDSDAAGLLNTFKNLGYSMGTALIGVLLIVGIIGGLTISIEDSNLGTNLTKDELHSELFTYFDKMQTGTPEKIPSEYHADASAIISETISMSMRLIFNILTLIFLVGAAISYVMPKGRVYNSSVPRA from the coding sequence ATGAACATTACAAAAAGGAAAGGGACGAATAAATGGGGGCCTGCAATAGTTGCTTGTATGGCTATTTTTATTATAGTTTTAGATATGTCAGCTATGAATGTAGCTATAACAAACCTTGTAAAAGATTTAAATACTAGTTTAACAACTATTCAAGCAATAATAGCTTTATATGCTTTAATAATAGCTTCTTTTATGCTTATTGGTAGTAAAATTCAGGATATAATTGGCAGAAAAAAGTCATTTATAGTTGGAGTTTGTATATATGGTGTAGGAACTCTTACAGCTTCATTAAGTGCTAATGCAGAGATGTTGCTTATAGGATGGGCAATACTTGAAGGAATTGGTGCAGCTTTAATGCTTCCAGCTACTACAACGATTGTTGGAGTTAGTTACGAAGGCAGAGATAAAATCAAAGCATTTGGAATATGGGGAGGTATATCTGCTATGGGATCAGCTATAGGTCCTATATTTGGAGGATTTTTCACTAATTTCCTCTCTTGGAGGATGATCTTTGGAAGTGAATTTTTAATTGTTATTATAATTCTATTCTATAGCTATTATATTAAAGATTCAGAATCTATTCTTAAATGGAAAGAATTTGATTATGGTGGAGCTGTTTTATCTGTAATTTCTCTTATAATCATTGTTATGGGATTATTACTATTCAATGATCCTACTAAATGGAGTATTGTTCCTATTGTCTTGTTTATTGGTATTGCATTATTTGTTGTATTTTTATACTGGGAAAGAAGAAGAATTAGGTCAAATAAAATTCCTTTATCTGATATTACTTTGTTAAAAAATAAAACTTTTTCTATAGGAATTGTAAATTCGATTTTCCAACAAATTCCACTAGCTGGATATTTATTTATAATGCCTGTGTTTTTACAACAAGTAACAAATATAGATGCTTTCATGACGGGGGTTATTGTACTTCCTTCATCAATAGCTGTAATGGCTTTATCATTAATGGGGGTTAAAATAGCTGAGTATATTAATCTTAAATATATTGTGTGTTTAGGTTTTATTGTTGCTGCTTTAGGAACATGGCTTTTAGGTGGAGAACTTTCAACAAATATGAGTCCATATAGTATTATTCCAGCTACAATGATATTTGGTGCTGGTGTAGGAATGATTTTATCACAATTAACTAATTATGTTATGTCTGCTGTTGATAAAAGTAAGGATTCAGATGCTGCAGGTTTACTTAATACATTTAAAAATTTAGGTTATTCTATGGGGACTGCTCTTATTGGTGTTTTACTTATTGTTGGTATCATTGGTGGATTAACTATTTCTATTGAAGATTCTAATTTAGGTACAAATTTAACAAAAGATGAGTTGCATAGTGAGCTTTTTACCTATTTTGATAAGATGCAAACTGGCACTCCAGAAAAAATTCCTTCAGAATATCATGCAGATGCTTCAGCTATTATTTCTGAAACTATAAGTATGTCTATGAGATTAATTTTCAATATATTGACGTTGATATTCCTTGTTGGTGCAGCTATTAGCTATGTCATGCCAAAAGGAAGGGTTTATAACTCTTCAGTTCCTAGGGCATGA
- a CDS encoding tetratricopeptide repeat protein, which translates to MLFNNLKLKRDFNNALRFENNGNYERASEIFESLIKKNYKVIESYFHLSKNFYEMKKFEKSLIYIDKYLNINPTDINGLTAKSLSLMKLKRFEEALNILNENLNNDFNNSMIFNTKGTIFYEQQNFEKALNYYKKAYNLDKKNISYLNNLSMTFDKLKRFNKALKCCDKGLSLNPSHYSLLFGKALILSKLKRFDDALNVYDEILKNDKNNYKVLFNKGNILFKKGYYKETLSYYNQALDLDPDNLDIMISIGVVLDNMKCYDEALEVYNKCLNLDSENVDVFNNIGEVYYHKKKI; encoded by the coding sequence TTGTTATTTAATAATTTAAAACTAAAAAGAGATTTTAATAATGCTTTAAGGTTTGAAAATAATGGTAATTATGAGAGGGCTTCTGAAATATTTGAAAGTTTGATAAAAAAAAATTATAAAGTTATTGAATCTTATTTCCATCTTTCTAAGAATTTTTATGAGATGAAAAAATTTGAAAAATCATTAATTTATATTGATAAGTACTTAAATATAAATCCTACTGATATTAATGGTTTAACTGCAAAATCTCTCTCTTTAATGAAACTTAAACGGTTTGAAGAAGCATTAAATATTTTAAATGAAAATTTAAATAATGATTTTAATAATTCTATGATTTTTAATACTAAAGGCACAATATTCTATGAACAACAAAACTTTGAAAAAGCTTTAAATTACTATAAAAAAGCTTATAATTTAGATAAAAAAAATATTAGTTATTTAAATAATCTTTCGATGACTTTTGATAAATTGAAAAGGTTTAATAAAGCTTTAAAATGTTGTGATAAAGGTTTAAGCTTGAATCCTAGTCATTATTCTTTACTTTTTGGAAAAGCACTTATTTTGTCTAAATTAAAGAGATTTGATGATGCATTAAATGTTTATGATGAAATTTTAAAAAATGATAAAAATAATTATAAAGTGTTATTCAATAAAGGTAATATTTTATTTAAAAAGGGATATTATAAGGAAACTTTATCATATTACAATCAGGCTTTAGATTTGGATCCTGATAATTTAGATATTATGATAAGCATTGGGGTTGTTTTAGATAATATGAAGTGTTATGATGAGGCTTTAGAAGTTTATAATAAATGTTTAAATTTAGATTCTGAAAATGTAGATGTATTTAATAATATTGGTGAAGTATATTATCATAAAAAAAAAATTTGA